The following coding sequences are from one Streptomyces sp. NBC_00536 window:
- a CDS encoding ATP-binding cassette domain-containing protein, whose translation MPGAIYAEGLVKTFGDVRALDGVDLDVPEGTVLGLLGPNGAGKTTTVRVLTTLLQPDSGKAVVAGIDVLKHPNEVRRAIGLSGQFAAVDEYLTGRENLQMVGQLYQMKAKAAKARAAELLERFNLGDAADRTAKTYSGGMRRRLDLAAALVVSPPVMFMDEPTTGLDPRNRQQLWGIIQELVAGGTTLLLTTQYLEEADHLAHDICVVDHGKVIARGTSDQLKARTGGERVEVVVHERDHITTAREVLAAFGKGETTVEEHTRKLTVPVTGGAKLLAEVIRELDGRGIEIDDIGLRRPTLDDVFISLTGHAAELTDETDQEVAK comes from the coding sequence ATGCCAGGCGCCATCTACGCCGAAGGTCTGGTCAAGACCTTCGGCGACGTACGGGCTCTGGACGGGGTGGACCTCGATGTCCCCGAAGGCACCGTCCTGGGTCTGCTCGGCCCCAACGGGGCGGGCAAGACCACCACCGTGCGCGTCCTGACCACCCTCCTCCAGCCCGACAGCGGCAAGGCCGTCGTCGCCGGGATCGACGTCCTCAAGCACCCCAACGAAGTGCGCCGCGCGATTGGCCTCTCCGGCCAGTTCGCCGCCGTCGACGAATACCTGACCGGCCGCGAGAACCTCCAAATGGTCGGCCAGCTCTACCAGATGAAGGCCAAGGCGGCCAAAGCCCGCGCGGCCGAACTGCTCGAACGCTTCAACCTCGGCGACGCCGCGGACCGCACCGCCAAGACCTACTCCGGCGGCATGCGCCGCCGCCTCGACCTCGCGGCCGCCCTGGTCGTCAGCCCGCCCGTGATGTTCATGGACGAGCCGACCACCGGCCTCGACCCCCGCAACCGGCAGCAGCTGTGGGGGATCATCCAGGAACTCGTGGCGGGCGGCACCACCCTGCTGCTCACCACCCAGTACCTCGAAGAGGCCGACCACCTCGCCCACGACATCTGCGTGGTCGACCACGGCAAGGTCATCGCCCGCGGCACCTCCGACCAGCTCAAGGCCCGCACCGGCGGCGAGCGCGTCGAGGTGGTCGTGCACGAACGCGACCACATCACCACCGCCCGCGAGGTCCTCGCCGCCTTCGGCAAGGGCGAGACGACCGTCGAGGAACACACCCGCAAGCTCACCGTGCCCGTGACGGGCGGCGCCAAGCTGCTCGCCGAGGTCATCCGCGAACTGGACGGCCGGGGCATCGAGATCGACGACATCGGCCTGCGCCGCCCGACCCTGGACGACGTGTTCATTTCCCTGACCGGCCACGCGGCCGAGCTGACCGACGAGACGGACCAGGAGGTGGCCAAGTGA
- a CDS encoding ABC transporter permease, translated as MSIASRTPELAAPRPRGGIVQGVNDSLVIAKRNLIRMSRIPEMIIFGVIQPVMFVVLFSYVFGGSISVGGSTSPAAYREFLMAGIFAQTVTFATAGAGAGIADDMHKGLIDRFRSLPMARGAVLTGRTLADLVQTALTIVVLAIVAVIVGWRTHENLGKVLAGFALLLLLGYAFSWIGALIGLSVRTPEAATSGGLIWLFPLTFISNAFVPSDNMPTFLRHIAEWNPFSATVQASRQLFGNLPPGYEAPGAWPMQHPVLASVLWSIVIIVVFRTLAVRKYRSATA; from the coding sequence GTGAGCATCGCCTCCCGCACCCCGGAACTGGCGGCCCCGCGCCCCCGCGGCGGCATCGTCCAGGGGGTCAACGACTCGCTGGTGATCGCCAAGCGGAACCTGATCCGGATGTCCCGGATCCCCGAAATGATCATCTTCGGCGTGATCCAGCCAGTCATGTTCGTCGTCCTCTTCAGCTACGTCTTCGGCGGCTCCATCAGCGTCGGCGGCAGCACCTCGCCCGCCGCCTACCGTGAGTTCCTGATGGCGGGCATCTTCGCCCAGACCGTCACCTTCGCCACCGCCGGCGCGGGCGCGGGCATCGCGGACGACATGCACAAGGGCCTGATCGACCGCTTCCGCTCGCTGCCCATGGCACGCGGCGCGGTCCTGACCGGGCGCACCCTGGCCGACCTGGTCCAGACGGCGCTCACCATCGTGGTCCTGGCGATCGTCGCGGTGATCGTCGGCTGGCGCACCCACGAGAACCTGGGCAAGGTACTGGCGGGCTTCGCCCTGCTGCTCCTGCTCGGCTACGCGTTCTCCTGGATCGGGGCGCTCATCGGGCTCTCGGTCCGGACCCCGGAGGCGGCCACCTCGGGCGGCCTGATCTGGCTCTTCCCGCTGACCTTCATCTCCAACGCGTTCGTCCCGTCCGACAACATGCCGACCTTCCTGCGGCACATCGCCGAGTGGAACCCCTTCAGCGCCACGGTCCAGGCCTCCCGCCAACTCTTCGGAAACCTGCCACCGGGCTACGAGGCCCCGGGCGCCTGGCCGATGCAGCACCCGGTCCTGGCCTCGGTGCTGTGGTCGATCGTGATCATCGTCGTCTTCCGCACCCTGGCGGTCCGCAAATACCGCTCGGCAACCGCGTAG
- a CDS encoding SIMPL domain-containing protein — translation MNGTQSIDAPWGISVFGAASVDAAPDVARLRVAVKQTRQKASEAFEVTRGSVNQVREVLRGHAVPDTAVSASRLNLESSWNFGNERKFLGYECTAAFVIELRELDILEEVLVDVVEAGANQVAGVEFDVSTKKELRAQARTAAVAAAREKAALYAEAGGVRLGPVIHIKDVDSDQLQNSYRGHGRSGGGAGDGDLAPGKVTVTAGVVIGFSIIGG, via the coding sequence ATGAACGGTACTCAGTCCATAGACGCCCCTTGGGGCATATCCGTGTTCGGTGCGGCGAGCGTGGACGCCGCGCCTGATGTGGCCCGACTTCGCGTGGCGGTCAAGCAGACGAGGCAGAAGGCGAGCGAGGCGTTCGAGGTCACACGGGGCAGCGTCAACCAGGTCCGGGAGGTGCTGCGCGGCCACGCGGTCCCGGACACGGCTGTGTCCGCGTCACGTCTGAACCTGGAGTCCTCGTGGAACTTCGGCAATGAGCGCAAGTTCCTCGGTTACGAGTGCACGGCCGCGTTTGTGATCGAGCTGCGTGAGCTGGACATCCTGGAGGAGGTTCTTGTCGATGTTGTCGAAGCCGGCGCGAACCAGGTTGCGGGTGTCGAGTTCGATGTGAGCACGAAGAAGGAGCTGCGAGCCCAGGCGCGCACGGCCGCCGTCGCTGCCGCACGTGAGAAGGCTGCTCTGTATGCGGAGGCCGGGGGTGTCCGACTCGGTCCCGTCATCCACATCAAGGACGTGGACTCCGACCAGCTGCAGAACTCCTACCGTGGACACGGTCGATCGGGTGGTGGCGCAGGAGACGGTGACCTCGCCCCCGGCAAGGTCACTGTGACGGCAGGTGTCGTGATCGGCTTCTCGATCATCGGTGGCTGA
- a CDS encoding DUF397 domain-containing protein, whose protein sequence is MSATQWIKSSYSSPEGGNCLEWSPRSVSGTGIVPVRDSKRPAGPVLEITDIGWGLFVDHIKQA, encoded by the coding sequence GTGAGCGCTACCCAGTGGATCAAGTCGTCTTACAGCAGCCCCGAGGGCGGCAACTGCCTGGAGTGGTCGCCGCGCTCCGTCTCGGGTACGGGCATAGTGCCGGTCCGTGACAGCAAGCGTCCGGCTGGCCCGGTCCTGGAGATCACCGACATCGGCTGGGGGCTGTTCGTGGACCACATCAAGCAGGCCTGA
- a CDS encoding helix-turn-helix domain-containing protein produces the protein MSLETASEESVDPRERFKEELHKARELWPEGRLTQEQLARKLRISKTAVSRLERGEGAIPRGVPARLDEVFGTDGLFQRLHEAMLAQDFPARFQQRMALERTATEVWEWAPNVIPGAFQERGYAHSLIRAGMPSAPEVKIERLTSARVARREAFDRPSPPDVRLLLGESTLRLQPVAPDAMRRQLALLLRHVERATTSIRIVPWSAKPNLLMDYPISILRGAKGSQVVCVEQYRTASLLTDPDDVRNAVQAFVDLSGEARSAAESAALIRDQMERLK, from the coding sequence GTGTCATTGGAGACGGCGTCCGAGGAGTCGGTTGACCCTCGCGAGCGATTCAAAGAGGAGCTTCACAAGGCCCGCGAACTGTGGCCCGAGGGGCGGTTGACCCAGGAGCAGCTCGCGCGGAAGTTGCGGATCTCAAAGACGGCCGTCAGTCGGCTGGAGCGCGGAGAGGGGGCCATCCCGAGGGGTGTACCTGCGCGACTGGACGAGGTCTTTGGCACCGATGGGCTCTTTCAGCGGCTGCACGAGGCCATGCTCGCTCAGGACTTCCCTGCCAGGTTCCAGCAACGCATGGCGTTGGAGCGTACGGCCACGGAGGTGTGGGAGTGGGCGCCGAACGTCATCCCAGGGGCGTTTCAGGAGCGGGGCTACGCACACTCCTTGATCAGGGCGGGTATGCCCAGTGCGCCGGAGGTGAAGATCGAGCGGCTCACGAGTGCCCGGGTCGCGCGGCGCGAGGCCTTTGACCGACCGTCCCCGCCGGATGTGCGCCTACTCCTGGGCGAGTCAACGCTCCGCCTTCAGCCTGTCGCGCCGGATGCGATGCGGCGACAACTAGCGTTGCTGCTGCGGCATGTTGAGCGTGCGACCACCAGCATCCGCATCGTGCCGTGGTCGGCGAAACCCAATCTGCTGATGGACTACCCGATCAGTATCCTGCGGGGAGCCAAGGGTTCGCAGGTGGTATGCGTCGAGCAGTACCGGACCGCATCGCTTCTGACGGACCCTGACGATGTGCGCAACGCTGTACAGGCCTTCGTGGACCTGTCTGGGGAAGCCAGGTCAGCCGCCGAGTCCGCCGCCCTCATAAGAGACCAGATGGAGAGACTGAAGTGA
- a CDS encoding ATP-binding protein, whose translation MRAPLAPAFAQHFTSTPRGARLARHLAVLQLENWGVPPGTSTSDAVASIVGELTANAVRHGSLPGRDFELRLIPEGILEGIPEGTGIRIEVADTRGDRTPRIQSDPQGESGRGLLLVRTLASSWGVTAQGSGKTVWAVRDLSGWDAPDRA comes from the coding sequence ATGAGGGCTCCTCTGGCACCCGCCTTCGCCCAGCACTTCACCTCAACTCCTCGTGGCGCGCGCCTCGCCCGCCACCTGGCGGTGCTCCAGCTTGAGAACTGGGGTGTGCCACCCGGGACGAGCACCTCCGATGCGGTGGCCTCGATCGTGGGAGAGCTGACCGCCAACGCAGTACGGCACGGCAGCCTCCCTGGACGGGACTTCGAGCTACGGCTGATCCCCGAAGGGATCCTCGAAGGGATCCCCGAAGGGACCGGCATCCGAATCGAGGTAGCTGACACCAGAGGGGACCGGACTCCCCGAATTCAGAGTGACCCGCAGGGGGAGAGCGGGCGCGGGCTCCTACTGGTCCGAACCCTCGCCAGCTCCTGGGGAGTCACGGCCCAAGGCTCCGGAAAGACCGTGTGGGCCGTACGAGACCTTTCGGGCTGGGACGCTCCCGACAGGGCGTGA